The Piliocolobus tephrosceles isolate RC106 chromosome 2, ASM277652v3, whole genome shotgun sequence genome window below encodes:
- the ABHD10 gene encoding mycophenolic acid acyl-glucuronide esterase, mitochondrial yields MAVARLAAVAAWVPYRSCGWAAAPVGPHRGLGALLALIPQRAPRWLPACRQKTSLSFLNRPDLPNLAYKKLKGKSPGIVFIPGYLSYMNGTKALAIEEFCKSLGHACIRFDYSGVGSSDGNSEESTLGKWRKDVLSIIDDLADGPQILVGSSLGGWLMLHAAIARPEKVVALIGVATAADTLVTKFNQLPVELKKEVEMKGVWSMPSKYSEEGVYNVQYSFIKEAEHHCLLHSPIPVNCPIRLLHGMKDDIVPWHTSMQVADRVLSTDVDVILRKHSDHQMKEKADIQLLVYTIDDLIDKLSTIVN; encoded by the exons ATGGCGGTTGCGCGCTTGGCAGCGGTGGCGGCCTGGGTACCTTATCGGAGCTGTGGCTGGGCAGCCGCCCCCGTCGGTCCCCACCGTGGCCTTGGCGCGCTGCTTGCACTGATACCTCAGCGGGCGCCACGGTGGCTCCCAG CTTGTAGACAAAAGACGTCACTTTCATTCCTTAATCGACCAGACCTTCCAAACCTGGCTTATAAGAAGCTAAAAGGCAAAAGTCCAGGAATTGTCTTCATCCCTGGCTATCTTTCTTATATGAATGGTACAAAAGCATTGGCAATTGAGGAGTTTTGCAAATCTCTAGGTCACGCCTGCATAAG ATTTGATTACTCAGGAGTTGGAAGTTCAGATGGTAACTCGGAGGAAAGCACACTggggaaatggagaaaagatGTTCTTTCTATAATTGATGACCTAGCTGATGGGCCACAG attcttGTTGGATCGAGCCTTGGGGGGTGGCTTATGCTTCATGCTGCAATTGCACGACCAGAAAAGGTCGTGGCTCTTATTGGTGTAGCTACAGCTGCAGATACCTTAGTGACAAAGTTTAATCAGCTTCCTGTTGAG CTAAAAAAGGAAGTAGAGATGAAAGGTGTGTGGAGCATGCCATCAAAATACTCTGAAGAAGGAGTTTATAATGTTCAGTACAGTTTCATTAAAGAAGCTGAACATCACTGCTTGTTACATAGCCCAATTCCTGTGAACTGCCCTATAAGATTGCTCCATGGCATGAAGGATGACATTGTACCTTGGCATACATCAATGCAGGTTGCTGATCGAGTACTCAGCACAGATGTGGATGTCATCCTCCGAAAACATAGTGATCaccaaatgaaggaaaaagcagACATTCAACTTCTTGTTTACACTATTGATGACTTAATTGATAAGCTCTCAACTATAGTTAACTAG